GACCTGGATGATGccaattattatttcttttttttcatgggcGACGCCTGACGATCCCTGCCAATCAggtcttcactccttcctcggCATGGACCGGATATCATCATCAAGTCCTTCCATTATGTTGTCGTCGTTctcgttgttcttgttattgttgttgtcgtcgtctgATGCAGCAGTGGGGCGTTGCCCTGGCCAGGACACAAGAGGGGAGTGATGGCAGGCCATACTTCATAACAAGTGGAACGTGAGCTGTTTTCACTTGCAGAAGCACTGGACCACCAGACCAAAGATTTGCCACGTTTTCTTATGTAAAAGAGGCGAACAAGAACGCAAAAAAtagatgtatttattttttgataaaGTTAGAAAACAAATCCTGCTCTTCGCTGGCTTGAGTTATTACATTTCCCATGGCAGAGACTTCCCGGAGGAACAATCAGTCTTGCATGTTTTGGTCGCTTAACTCATGACTCAAGGGAAATGAGATGCCTGGCGGGGCAAAGGGCATTACTGAGAGCAACCGGGCCCTGTCAACCTGggtgcttttccttccttggcCGGGAAATGTCGCTTGCCGGGGCTTTGGAGACGCCATGCAGATGAATAACGGCTTATTCGCATGGCAGGCAGCgggcggcaccaggcagtcttccCAGCCGGTAATCTACGGCGGTTTGGCTTTGGTAGTGGACGGCGCCCCGACACGGCCAGAGTCCACTGCCAGACATACACTTACTGGGCCAGCTGCCGCGGATCCTGGCGAGGCGGTATGCAAAAAGATAAGGCCGTTGACTCTTAACGTGTACTGCACAAAACCAGACTGCAGCACCACCGAGCTCTCTGTGTGAAGCAGTTTAGTTCGGCTGTGCGTGTGAGGGCAACATTGAGTTCTTAGAAAGTTTGGGATGCTTTGCTTGCGTGGCACATCACAATGGCTGTCTTGCCGCCAAGTCGTCCAGCAGTGTGACTTACGGGCGCAGACTGGAGGAGTGAGACTGGAGGATTCTTAGTCTTGTCCTGACATTAAATCTCTCCGCTAGACACTTCTCGTCCCATCAACTTTAACACGCGTATTTACACTACACTTTACTTGATAGTTGAGTTGCCAAGCAGAGACAAAAAATTAACgcacttttttgtttttgccttATGCTAACAATATATTTCACCACTTCGATAACTATGAAAGAAGACACTAAAAGGCTGAAACTACACATAATTGCAAAAGTATAACTAATTccataaacaaaagaggaaaaagaagaaaacatgttaCATCATAAGTGATTTAATAAGCAGAACGGCGTCTTTTATGTGCAGTAATCCACACAGTGTTACGCTGAGTGGCCGCGGCTTTAAGGGCACCGGACTGTTCCCTAACCCAGGCGAATATTAAGAACGAAGCTTAATTATGAATTCCTCGCGCATTGGACGCCGGGAgccaaacagagaagggagagactcGAGCTACGTGTCTCCttcaatattattattctcatttgaTCATTATCGCTGCCTCCACGTGCCAACTTTTCACTCTGGTTTCCCATTActcattcttcatcttcattttatccttcttttcccgtcatcgcttctttttttcattctcattcttcctcttccttttatcctttcccGGTCATTGCTtgatttttcctacttttcctatcgtctcttcctcctcagcctTTGTCTTCCTAAgtttttctatcttgttttttatattctaGTTATGGCTGAAGAGTTTAACCTTCGAAAAGACTAGCCACTGTTCCCTCTCATTATTATACACTGTTATTATGTGTGTTATTATTCGTAATGTTCGTTAGTGGCTATGCTTAAATGTTCTTCAAATTAAGTAATGCATGATAAAACAAACTTAAGGGCCAACAAGTCTGCTACAGCTCGCTCTGCCTTTGTGTACTTTTGTGTTCactattcctattccttctcactATGCTACCTGGCAGGACACACCAGCATTAAACTTTGGAACtctttacctgcttctgtacgtaattccatcttcctgtcACCTGAACCCATTTaacagggaggtttcaagacatttatctcatcTGAGTGGTCGTTTTCTATTAAgtcttgttgcccttggtcagatttcccttcttacataaaaagataaatgaagataaacacTCATGCCTGGCTGTCCACCTCGCTGCCTTCATTCTCCCTCGCTACGTGTATTATTCCCCTATTCATCTAGTGCCGCGTCCTCCTCCCTGTGCAGTAAACATGATAAATACAGAACCAAATAGCCTTCGTCCCTTCCATCATGGTATTAATCACTCCTCGTCCCTTCCCTATGTTACCCCTTTttgtcctctcttttcctccccttcctggttctcctctctcctttttcttccttatgtctcattttcttttatttatgtttttttttcttatttggagttcttgttttatttttttctgctttcttccttctctcatttatttttatttattcgtatcccattcattctctctctctctctctctctctctctctctctctctctctctctctctctctctctctctctctctctctctctctctctctctctctctctctctctctctctctctctctctctctctctctctctctctctctctctctctctctctctctctctctctctctctctctctctctctctctcaacccatccttctcactttccttccctccttcattcattcctctatccccttattcattcactctctctctctcacttcttcccacGTCCCCTCAATCTACTCCACCATAACCTCATATTAGGCCTCCACTCCCCCCTCAACCccactccttttctcctccaccccACACTCATTCTTCTCCTGGCACCTTCCATCACCTCTCTCGCTACTTGGTCAGCGGAAGTGGCGAGGTTGCTAAGAAGTTGACCGTTGCCTAAGCTTGTAAGTCCACTGTTGACGGCGTACAGGTTGTTGTTCAGTGTGTCCTCCACGTCGAAGTTAATAAGGGAACCGAGTAGCGAGGCGGTGGTAAGAGAGGGTTCAGGACAGCCAGCCCGCCACTCCAGCCGTCGCACGCTGCCTGAGGGGAAAGCTTGGTCCAGGCCGCAGAACTCGAAACTGTGGGTAGAAAgtgggatatgtgtgtgtgagagagagagagagagagagagagagagagagagagagagagagagagagagagagagagagagacaaagagacagagagacagagaaaacacagacagagaggaacacacacacacacacacacacacacacacagagagagagagagagagagagagagagagagagagagagagagagagagagagagagagagagagagagagaaaatgtttaaaGAAGTCTATGTAGATCGAAAGCGTTCCAAgaatttttcacacacacacacacacacacacacacacacacacacacacacacacacacacacacacacacacacacacacgtaaactgaggaggataagaaatggAGCttaaaaaaggatagaaaaaaagaaaaaatactattTCAGACCAAAATCTAAAAcctgaaagacagaaaaacgcGAAAGGTACAGAAACCGCATAGCAagtaacctgagagagagagagagagagagagagagagagagagagagagagagagagatagggttcAAGCTTCTCTCAGGACACGAGTCTCgagaagtgagaaagaagaagaggaagagaaggaaaaaaagaggagaagaaggaggaggaggaggagagaagtgagttaTCCTGAAAATATGCGAAGTAAAAGTTGAGAAACACATGAGAATGACAACgttggaaataaaaaggaaggagaaaaggagaaaagaagagtgtaataataagaaggaaaaagaacaggcGGAGTAGAAGAcaaaagggaatgaaggaggaagagtacacGAGATGAAAGAACTTTGGAGAGGAAAAGTGCAAAGTTTAAACAAAGATAAGAGTAGatacaaggaaaagaataaagaaaaaaagaactttgaaggagaaagataggagaagaaagaaagagaaagagaacaaacaaaagaggagatggagacatTTGCTAAAGATCcagaaaagattagaaaaaaggaaattaaaacggaaacagaaggaggaagaggaggagaggtgagggagaagtaaaaagaggaggaagagagagaagataaaaatggaCTTCAAGAgaggatgaatgaaggagggaaaaagagtgcTGGAATAAATTTGAAGTAGTGAAGGAGCAGACAACTGGAGAAAATTAAGACGACAGGgacgaaaaaaatgaggagaagaagaagaagaagagttagcAGTGGAAGTAGCAActgcattattaatagtagtagtagtagtagtagtagtggtggtggtagtagtagatgatgatgatgatgatgatgatgatgatagacaagactgactgactgactgactgactgattgattgacagactatggtagagagagagagagagagagagagagagagagagagagagagagagagagagagagattacattttATGGCCACCGTTTTTTGGAACATTAATTTTTATAAGTGAAGGGATGGAGtaagccgtctctctctctctctctctctctctctctctctctctctctctctctctctctctctctctctctctctctctctctctcaatcacgtGGATCATTAATCGAACTTTAGGGTCTCTTAAAATGACTCAACCTGGCGTCAATTTTTCCCTGTCTCCACCTTTTGCTAGTAGTGAgtaattagtctctctctctctctctctctctctctctctctctctctctctctctctctctctctctctctctctctctctctctctctctctctctcaagctttaAGAGACTACAAATGATGATAGATGGatataagtgtgtttttgtaggCTGACTCGTATAGGCCTATTGAAATATAAATTCACATAGGTTGGCTTTCAATTCCCCTGATGCTCTTTTGTTAGTTGTAGATTTCCCTtatgttattttatctttcagttttctctaattttttatgttattttgtaattttcctTAGTTGTGATGTTAGTTTATAATTTCTATGGTCTTATGATACTTTATAAATTttgcttactttatttttttatttttttttttcctttcagtttccCGTAGATACGATTTTAGTTTACAAATTCCCTGATATTCTTATGTTCGCTTATGATTTTTACCTTATATTCTTACAGCAATTCATATAactcatcttgttttctttgtgttagtTTCTTGCACCTTTCCTTGTGTTATTATTACCTCACACTTATTACCTTTCActtactcttctttattttctatcttttcaccGCCTCCATTTCTCTATATTCAAACAAAGACACCAAGGTATCAAGACACAGCCAGCCAAACCTCACGtgcatttattttctgttactATTGCCTTAcacttacttttcctttattttttgttatatttttgccACCTCCCCTTCTCTATATTCAAGCAAGACACAGCCAGCGAAGCCTCACGAAACACATCACTTCACTCTGCCCAGTTCATCTCCAATGGATTTCACACAAGACGAACGATTCAGCTGAGATACATAACTTCTCTGCCTCTCTGACATTgctacctcctcccttcccactgCTCTCACTCCACGCCAGCCAGAACACTCCCATCTCTGCATTCCTACACTCTACACACTCCCATCATGCACtcctacacacctacacactccCATCCTCCACgttcctacactctctctcttttgtttgggtttgttttcGCTATTTCACAGGATATCTGCTGAAAAAAGTTACATATCCTACAGTccttcgtgtattttttttgtgtttttttattctctctctctctctctctctctctctctctctctctctctctctctctctctcgctctcgctcttcccCTTTTATGTAAGAAATTGTTTGAAATAAGAGACACAAAACATATTCTACaattttacacttttttctaTTGTATATTCAAAAGACGTTAGTGTTGAGACAGAAGAGGACCGACAGCAAGCATTTTGGTCTTTAGGGGATGAAATAATTGGTGATCTGGAAAAGTATGTAATATGAGAACTTTCCCACATCCAGAGATAGACATGATAGCAGGCATAACAGGGCACCATAAAAAGAACACTAACAGCAATAGGTAGGTAGGGGCAACATAATTGAGTGTTACGAAAGTTATCCTACAATAGATGGATGGAATATTGAACACAGCATTAATAGACACCTGACAAATGTTTATCCTTCAAAATACAAAGCTCAGAGTGTAATTAGAATATCAGCAGTTATGGTACAAACAAAACAATCTGGGACATGGATTGGGATACGATGTGATGCCTGGAtaacagaaagataaaaggcACATACGTACATCTAATGAATAACTGATGAAATGCACTAAAACTAAATGTGTAATGTGTGTTCctttgtcaataaactaactaTGTGCCACTGACTCCTACGATTAAATTCAGATTAGCTACCCATATTATTTGAacgaattaaccccttcagtacaatgacacgtttccatattcattctgcttactatttggtgattttatacagctctagaaacttatgtggggggatcaaaatagtgaagactgtggccattaatcttctgacctccatagaccctaatgtcaatcaaatggtctaatcgtacacaaatctcgaggtaaaaatgtgtcgcagtattgaaggggttaagtgaacAATTGAAATGACATGAGCTaaacttttcttgtcttctcgtcaactcccctcttctgactgactgtcttcagcctgtttctcaccaccgaaatattggaactctttctatcttttatcgctattttcatgccaactgttctactactgatcttgctaactgcatgcttccccccctcctgcggcctcgctgcacaaggctttcttcttcctctcatccctattctgtccaaccctctaataaaagagttaaccagcattcccaatcatttatacctttcactggtaaactctggaactccctccctgcttctgtatttccatcttcctacgacttaacttccttcaagagagaggtgtcaagacatttgccccactcttttgactaattctttcgtatcttttatgaagactgcaattccagtgggccattttttttttcatatatatatatatatatatatatatatatatatatatatatatatatatatatatatatatatatatatatatatatatatatatatatatttttttttttttttttttttatttgtccttggcagttcttcctcttacataaaagaaaaaaagacgattaTACGGGAGGCTGAATTAAATCACCTGAGCTTCACATAAATGGAGAGATTTGACGTGAACTGAACTCTGAGCTGAACTGATATGATCTAACCTAAAGTGAACGTAACTCAGCTGAAGTTGGGGAAGtaaattgaaatgaaatgaagttaATTGAAGGGAAGTTAATTGAGTGACGCTGATTAGACTGGAGTGAAAGGAAGTGGAGtaaactgaaatgaagtgaactCTCAACTCACATGAAGTGAAGTGAGCTCAGTGAAATTAgcagaagtgaagtgaagtgaaataaaatCAACTAAACTaatcacgcactcactcactcctaccACCCCTCCCCAACTCACCCCTCTCAGAATAacaaccctcccctccccaactCCCCGTCAGAGCACAgccactctcacctctcctgCATCTCCACGGAGTCAATATGCAGGCGGTTGACGAACACTACTGGGCGGGAGAGGAGGCGCCAGCTGAGGGGACTGTAATAGGCAGTGACGTAGTTCCATTCAAGGGTGGCGTAGCGTAGCGGCCCCAAGTCCTGTGTGCCCATCATGAACGTGTACATCCGCCCTGGCTCAAAGAACACCTCCCTGGAACAACATTGAAGGTTGAAATTGGACAAAaacgtgagggaaaaagagaaggtgtGTTATTTAGTGGAAATGGAACATAAAAAGGTGTTACTTGATACACAGGAACATGAGAACAGAAGAGGTGCGTTACTAGACAGAAATAGAACATGCAGAGGAGAgcatggaaaagaaaggaaaaaacgaacctaatgaaaaggaggaagaggaaaaagatagatagcaagaatgtatatatatatagaaagaaatcaATGAAAAGAGATGCGTTACTGAATAGAAATAgaacataaaggaaaggaaaagaggaagacaagagcaaAAAGTAGATAGCAAGAATGAATGTGTACAGAACGAATAAGTGAAAAAGAGGATAGGAAATGGTGCGTTACTCTACAGGAATAGAACATGaatcagaaaagaaaggaaaagaatatgtaataaaaaggaggaagacaggaacaAAAGATAGATAGCAAGAATGAATGTGTATagagagaaatgagtgaaaaagaggaaaggaaaacaaagaaagaagaggagatagaagaactaagaggaggaagaggagttggaggaggaaagcaagaatATGACAAATATAGAACAGAACAATGACAAAAGGAgaataatggaggaaggagagacataagagaagaatgaggaaggaagagaagaaaagtagtaaaaactgagtgaataagaaaaagaacaaggaacaatataaaagctaaagaaaaaagtgaataagaggaaaacaaataaaaaagaatgagaaaggtgaataaagaaggagaaacgaaCAAATGAAACGTGAATGTTCTAaatttgagagggagagagagaaagaaaggaagggatgagagaaagaggaagagagagaacagtagacaggaaaggagaggaaagtcaaACGAAATTCAAAGGGgacgaaagaaaatggggaaaaaaagattaaagaaagtgaaacaaaggacagggaaacgaaaaaaaaaaaaaagaaagttatataTAAGGAATGAATATGTAAGAATGACAAGAATTGAGGTATTAAAAGAAActaagataaaagaagataggaagaagagaaaaaaaacaaatttatcTATGCtatgataaaggaagagagaaaagaaaggaaaaaaaaaaaaattacaatgagaataagaggaaaagaaagaaaagatattaaaaccaacacagagaaagaaaaaaaaagagagaaagaaagaaattaaagattcaGCGGTGcagtgacgaggaggaaggagaaagagattgaagagaagaaaaggaataaaaagaaaatagaaagagatcataacgaggaggagaggaaaaggagaaagaaatattgcATCAGTAAGAAGCTGATGAAATAATCTTGccggaattagagagagagagagagagagagagagagagagagagagagagagagagagaaataatacacAAATCCGTAGCATATTAATTAACTATTCACAAAACGCCTTCACTTTCACTTAcgttcattttcctttaatttcctttgAGACTttcgtggagagagaaaaaaaaaaaagaaaaaaaagaccacatTAATTATACTCCCAGCTTGCTACTTAACATAATTTTTACAGTTAATTAAGTTATTGGAATTTATTACgtactaaaccaccaccaccaccaccaccaccaccactgagagTCCAATATTCTCCCTCATTTTTAAAGACTTCTGGTTGTCATGCTTGCGTTGAGCTCTGAACACGAGAAATTAAtctgcctgcatttttttttttttttcattt
The Portunus trituberculatus isolate SZX2019 chromosome 39, ASM1759143v1, whole genome shotgun sequence DNA segment above includes these coding regions:
- the LOC123515685 gene encoding uncharacterized protein LOC123515685, with translation MADFERRKGGREEERGRGRTGKGNREGERESIGGHPYPFITPLYLYHHDLQSPQPPPSSPPPPLSAPSRKMDRGSGSRKMYLITAADSPFCLFHHRVSVVMSYTKEAETHGGDIGIFHITLVGDSGSSGRLQLNPEEVFFEPGRMYTFMMGTQDLGPLRYATLEWNYVTAYYSPLSWRLLSRPVVFVNRLHIDSVEMQESFEFCGLDQAFPSGSVRRLEWRAGCPEPSLTTASLLGSLINFDVEDTLNNNLYAVNSGLTSLGNGQLLSNLATSADQVAREVMEGARRRMSVGWRRKGVGLRGEWRPNMRLWWSRLRGRGKK